Part of the Virgibacillus necropolis genome, TTGTTCCTGAGGTGGCACTAGATAATCCGGAGGCGCTTAAACAAGCATACAGGGATTATATGAATGCTGGTTCAGATGTTGTATTAGCTTTTACATATAATGCGCACAGGGAAAAAATGCGTATTATTGGTAAAGAAGAGCTATTAGAGCCGTTAAATAGAAATGCTATCCGTCTTGCAAAAGAGGTTGCTAAGGAGAATCCAAAAGAGGAAGCGCTGGTAGCTGGGAATATTTCCAATACGAATATTTTTGACCCAGAAGACCCTGAATCTAAGACTAAAGTAAGAGGTATATTTGCAGAAATGGTAAAGTGGTGTAAGGAAGAAGGAGTCGACTTCATAAATGGTGAAACGTTTTATTACCATGAAGAAGCACTTATTGCATTGGAAGAAATCCAAAAACAGGATTTGCCAGCAGTCATTACATTTGGATTAATGGGAGAAAATATTCTAAGAGATGGGTACACGGTAGATGAATCGTGTAAAATCCTTTCTGAACAAGGTGCATTGGTTGTTGGCATGAATTGTTTCAGGGGTCCTGAGACGATGCAACCATATCTCGCGGACATTCGAAAAAGTGTTGATGGATATGTGGGTGGCTTACCTATCCCATACCGTACAAGTGAAGAAAACCCGACATTCTTTAACCTACCTGATGGAGGATGTAGCTGTCATTTACCTTTAGAAACAACTTTCCCAACAGCGCTGGATCCACTTTACCATAACCGCTATGAATTGGCGGAGTGGGCAAAAGAGGCAAAAGATATCGGCATTAACTATATCGGTTTATGTTGCGGTGCATCACCAGCAATGTTGCGTGCTGTAGCAGAAGCGGTAGGAGTTGAAACAATTAATTCAAAATACTCACCTGACATGGAAAAGCATTTCTTATTTGGAAAAGACGAAACACTAAAAAAACATAATTTGGGTTATCGGTTGAAAGCATAATGGGAATGAGTGAAATAATAATGCTTGTAGAAAAAAGTTTTTTCTACAAGCTTTTTTCAGATATGAATCATACTAGAGTAGACAGACAAATAGTTTGTAAAGACCAGAAGTTAATTAGTATTATATAGAGAGGATTACTTGGAATTAAGTTAGGAAGGTGTCTTGAATGAAAGTTGTAAATAACGTAACAGAATTGATGGGAGATACACCAATCGTAAGGCTGAACAAGCTTGTCCCAGAGGATGCAGCAGATGTTTTTGTTAAATTAGAGATGTTTAACCCAAGCAGGAGTGTTAAAGACCGCGCTGCAATAAACATGATTAGGGTTGCGGAAGAAAAAGGTTTATTGAAGCCAGGTGGCATGATTATCGAACCGACCAGTGGAAATACGGGAATTGGGCTTGCCATGGCCGCTGCCGCAAAGGGATACCAAGCAATTATGATCATGCCTGATAACAGTACAATGGAGAGAAGAAATATTTTAAAAGCTTATGGTGCGGAAGTTGTATTGGTTCCAAGCGAGGAGAAAATGCCTGGAGCTATCAAAAAGGCTTTGGAGTTGCGTACTGAAAACCCTGGTAGTTTTATTCCACAGCAATTTGAGAACCATGCAAATGCAGACGTACACAGAAGTACAACAGCCCTTGAAATTTATGAACAAATGGACGGGAACTTAGATGCATTTGTATGCACAGCAGGAACAGGCGGAACCGTGACAGGGACAGGCGAAGTGTTAAAGGGAAAACTACCGAAGCTTGTGATTACAATTGCGGAGCCAAAAGGGTCGCCAGTTTTATCAGGGGGAAAACCTGGTAGTCATAAGCTAGTGGGTACTAGTCCAGGTTTCATTCCGGACATTTTAAATACAGGAATTTATGATGAGATTATGCAGATAGAGGACGCGATTGCGATTGACATGTTCAAAAAGTTACCAAGGGATGAGGGCCTTTTTGTCGGGTTGTCTGGAGCGGCATCCATTTATACCGCAATTGAAGTTGCGAAACGATTGGGAAAAGGGAAACGCGTATTATGTATAGCACCTGATAGTGGTGAACGGTATCTTAGTATGAATTTGATTGATGAATAATTGTGTTTTGTTTGTAATGTTTAACAGGCTAGGCTAAATCGCGCGGTGGAATGATTTTTAAATGAGTTTTGCTTGAAATTTATCTTTCACGCGAGATTTAGACCTGTTCTTGCCAAATAGATCCTACACCTTTACCTCGCATGATATAGAGATAAAATGTACGAACGTTTTGAAGTGAAAAAAGGATTGACACATTCAACAACGGATGCGTATACTGGTTTATAACCAAGTTCGTTTATAGGAATTGTCGTAATAAGGAGGTAGTTTGGTGTTTCTTCAAATGAATCATGTAGGAAAAACCTTTACCAATCAAGATCAGCAATCATCTTTTACCGTTTTCTCCGATATTGACTTAAACGTATCTGAAAACCAATTCGTATCTATCCTAGGACCGTCTGGCTGTGGGAAATCGACTTTACTATCGATGGTGGCTGGACTCGAAAGCGCCACAGAAGGATCCATTTTGCTTCAAGAAAAGGAAATTAAGCAGGCTGGGCCTGACCGGGGCATGGTTTTTCAACAGCCTTCCCTATTTCCGTGGCTTAATGTTCACGACAACGTTACCTTTCCGTTGAAAGGGATTATGGGTAAAAAAGAAGCGAGTGCGCAGGCCAAACATTTTTTGAAAATGGTTCACTTAAGCCGTTTTAAAAATAGTTTCATTTATGAACTTTCAGGTGGGATGCAGCAACGGGTAGCCATTGCCCGTGCACTAGCAATGGACCCTAAAGTTTTATTAATGGATGAACCATTTGGAGCACTAGATGAACAAACACGCCATATTTTACAAGATGAATTAATTAAAATTTGGCAAGAAACACAAAAAACAATTCTTTTTGTCACACATAGCATACAAGAAGCTATCAAACTATCAGATCGTGTGATTGTTATGGGAACGCGCCCAGGCCGTGTCATATCTGACTTTAAAATAGATATACCGAGACCAAGAAAACGGGAAGACCCCGCCGTCATTGAACTTGAAAAGAGAGTGATGGATATGCTTGAAGGGGAAATTAATAAAGTCTTAAAGGAAGAGCTATCAAATGAAATTAACTATAGTCATTAAACGTGTTCTATTTTTAATAGCGGTTATTGGTTTATGGCAATTTATTTATTCAATAGATGTGTTTGCAGATATTATTTTTCCATCTCCAATTCAAGTCTTTACAGCGTTATATGACGGATTTGCGAGTGGGGACTTCGTCAAGGCACTTGGGGCAAGTCTTAAACATTTACTTATTGGATTGTCGTTGGCTATCCTGTTTGGAACGATTGTAGGAGTGATTTTTGGCAAATCCAAACAAGCAGACGAAACGGCTGGTATGTATCTAGTTGCCCTGCAAAGTATTCCAAGTATTGTCTGGGTTCCACTCGCTATTATGCTGTTTGGGTTCACAGAATTTGCAGTTGTTTTTGTCGTCGTTTTAGGTGGAACATTCGTCATGGGCTTAAACGTCAGATCCGCTATTCACAATGTTCCCCCGCAATTTATACGTGCAGCAAGAACGATGGGAACGAAGGGCTTCGGGTTATTTTACCGAGTTGAAGTGCCAGCAAGTATTCCGTATTTCATGTCAGGAATCAGGCTTGCTTGGGCATTCAGCTGGCGCGCATTGATGGCAGGTGAACTACTCAGTAACGGACCTGGACTCGGCTATTCATTAAGATACGCTCAAGATTATGCCCGTATGGATCAAGTCATCGGCATCATTATCATCATCGGATTGATTGGAGCGGTCGTCGATCAGCTCGTATTTTCAAAATTAGAGAAAAACGTTATGAAGCGTTGGGGTTTGGTCAAATAAAAGAGAGGATGAAAAACATAAATGAAGAAACTTTTATTAGTTATGGCATTCGTCACACTTAGCCTTGTATTAGCTGCATGTGGAAGTAGCGAGGAATCAGCAAGTAGTGATGGGTCAAAAGAAATCACAATTGGATACTTCCCGAACATTAACCACGTTGCAGGAATGGTAGCTGAAGAGAAAAAACTGTATGCAGAAACATTACCTGATGGAACAAAGGTAAACTATAAATATTTCCCGGGTGGAGCGGCATTTATGACCGCGATTGAAACAGGCGAAATTGAGGGTGGACTCGTTGGACCTGGTCCAGCAATGAATCACTTTATAAGCGGTGCAAAAATTAATATCGTTGCGGCAGGATCAACAGGTGGTACTGTCATTATGGCTAGAAAAGGGGCTAACATAGAAGCACCTAAAGGCTTAAAAGACAAAACCTTTATATCCCCACATGTTGGGTGCACGCATGACGTTCAGTTCGAAACGATGATGAAAGAAGAATTTGGCATCACATCTGAACGTATTGACGGATCAATGAAACACGTCACAGGGAAACCCGCCACCTATCACAGCATGTTTGTAGCAGGAAACGTAGATGCGGCAACAGTTCCAGAACCATGGGCATCTGTGATTGAAGCAAAAGGTAGTGGGGAAGTACTCGTAGACACCGCCGACGTTGCCTATGGTGAAACATTACCAGCGGCTGTATTTGTCACATCACAAGATCTAGTCAAAAACAATCCTGACATGGTTCAAAGTATCGTAGACGCACATAAAAAAGCAACCGAGTTTATTAAAGATAACCCAGAAGAAGCGAAAACAATTGCCATCGATAAAATCAAAGACATTACGGATCAGAAGCTTTCTAAATCAGTCATTGATAATGCATGGGAACGGATAGATTTCACGTATGAAGTGAACGGAGATGTCCTGCAAGATTTTGCTAATTCTTCCTATGAACTTGAGTTTTTGAAGGAAAAGCCAGATTTAGAGGGATTAGTTGATACTAGTTTTGTTGAATAAACGTTAATGCTGGTTGTTCTTAAGGAGAATAAAAGCTTGTAGATACACTACACTCAGGGTCGAGTGTTTTTCTACAAGCTTTTTGTTTATCCTAAACTAAGTATCATCCCCATCAAAAAAATTCCTTATTAACCTTATAAACCGATTAACTAATGGTGGTAAATATCTGTTTTTATCTATAGCTAGATATACGGTTCTTGATATATTTGAGTCCTGTATTTTTTTAACATGAAACGGAAATTTCTTTGAATACTTAACATAGTTCTCAGGCACCACAGTAATACCTAAACCTTCTTCCACCATACTGCAAGCAGTTTCGAACCTCTCAATTTCAAACTGAATGTTTGGTTTGACTCCTGACTTACGGAATGCATTTAAAATATCTTCGCGAGTTTGGAACCCTTCTTTACATACTATAAATTCCTCATTCTCTAAGTCGCTAATTTTAATGTAGTTTTTTGCAACTAAAGGATGCGAAGGCGGTAGTATAGCGACTAAATTCTCCTCATAAATCGGTATGGTTTCTATTTCTTCATTGTTTATATATTGATTGGTAATGGCTAGATGTACATCAAAATTACTTAAGGACTTTACTACCTCGTCTAAGCTTAAGATATCAAATATTTTTATGTGGACATCATTATATTCCTTTTTAAACTCTTTTATTATCTTTGGAACCCAAGATTTAGAGGATTCTATTAAACCGAATGATAATTCTAACGGACCCTGTTGTTTTAGGCGTGTCATTTCTTCGGATACATGATCGAAATGGTTTATCAATTTTTTAGCTTCTTGATACAGTATTTTCCCTTCTTTCGTTAAACTCGATTCGCGGGTACTCCTATCCATTAGTGTGAGACCTAGTTCAATTTCTAATTTTTTAATTGTTGTACTTAGAGAGGGCTGGGATATGTGTAGCATTGAAGCGGCGTTCGTATATGTCTCCTGTTCTACAACGGTTATAAAGTAACGTAAATGACGTATTTCCATTAAAATACCACCTTATTTATAGAGGATGTTCAAAAAGTCACCAAATGATAAACGGCGAATTTCTTCGTTGCGCAGTTTTTCCGGTCCTCACGTATTAAAAGCATAGAGGAACTTCTACTAAAACCGTCCACGTCCTGTGGACAACGTAGAAGTCAGCACATCCTGTGCAAGTCCGGTCCTCAAAATCTTCGCGCCTCGAACTTCTTGTTTCTAATTTGTCGACTTTTTGAACACGCATTTATAGTTTAAAACTATATAAATATAATAAATATGTATTAGTAATTATATATTATCTTAATTATAATGAAATGGAAAGCTATTATATTCTGAATTCATAAACTATAAAAAATGAGGTGTTACTATCTATAAATTACCCGATAAAGAATTATGGACTGGAAGAGTTGATCATGAAGAAGACGTAAACAGTTTCCGTTTTCATCAAGTCGTTAAGTTTAACGATATAGATAAATCAACAAAAAATGAAAGCGCTTTTGGTATTATTGGTTTTGAATGTGACGAGGGTGTTAGACGAAATAAAGGAAGAGTAGGTGCTTCTTCGGCTCCACGTGAGATCAGAAAGTTATTATCAAGCTTACCCTATAATATAGGTGATAATGCGAACTTAATAGACGCTGGAAATGTTGTATGTGAAAATGACGAGATGGAGGCTGCCCAAGAAGAATTAGGGATTCATATTACAAAATTACTTAACCATTCCACTATACCAATTATTATAGGTGGAGGTCATGAAACATTATATGGTCATTATTTAGGGGTAAGGGAGTTCATTGGACCTGAGCAATCAGTAGGTATTATAAATATTGATGCACATTTTGATATGAGAGATGATAGTGTACCTTCTTCTGGAACAATGTTTAGACAAATACTTGAGCAGGATACTAATGCTGGATATTTATGTCTAGGAATACAAGAGTTTGGGAACACAAAGGCTTTGTTTGAGAAGGCAAACAAACTTAATTGTACCCATATTCTTGAAGAAGATATTACTTCTAACAATTATCAACATACATTCCAAACTATAGATGAATTTTCCGATAAGCATGATTATATTATGCTGACGTTATGTACAGATTCTATTATTGCATCTGAAGCGCCTGGGGTTAGTGCACCATCAGTCTTTGGATTGGAAGCAAAAGTAGTGAGAAATTTATTACGCTACATTATTTCAAAGCCAAACATTGTAAGCTTTGATATATCTGAAGTTAATCCATTAGTAGATGAAGGTAATAAGACAACAAAATTAGCTGCACATTTAATTGCAGTGGTTATGAAATATTTTAGGGGATGTAATGTTTAACAAAGGGGGGAACTAATATGAGTTTGGAAATAAATCAATTAACCACCATATTTATTGCAGTAGCAGTTTTTATGATAGGTAGTTACTTAAATAAGAGGATCCATTTTCTAGATAGATTTTGTATCCCAGCTCCAGTTGTTGGAGGGCTTTTATTTGCAATTATTGCTACTATATTAAAAGGATTTCATCTTCTAGAAATAAGTTTAGATACCTCTTTACAAGGACTTTTTATGTTGACATTTTTTACAACTGTTGGACTTGGGGCTAGCTTTGGTTTAATTAAGCTAGGTGGAAAGCTATTAGTTATATACTGGCTTTCTTGCGGTTTTTTAGCATTAGTACAGAGTGTAATTGGGATTTCTTTTGCAAAGCTATTAAATCTTGACCCGTTAATCGGTGTAATGGTAGGAGCAACATCAATGGAAGGTGGCCATGGGGCAGCTACGGCATTCGGAACCACTATTGAAGAACTTGGAGTTGAATCAGCATTATCAATAGGATTAGCTGCAGCCACAGTTGGACTTGTAGCTGGTGGATTAATCGGTGGTCCAATTGTAAAGCATTTGATTACTAAATATAATTTAAAACCGACAGAAACTGACGTTGAAGATGATAGTTCAGCGCTGGAAAATGTCCAAGCTTCAACTTCTAATTTAACATCAAAGACATTTATGATTCAGGTATTTATTATAACATTATGTATGGCAGTGGGATCGTATTTGGGTGAGTTATTTACTAGTACAACGGGGTTTGCGATACCTAGTTATGTAAGCGCAATGTTTGTTGCAGTAATAGTAAGAAATATTATTGATAAATATGATCGCAATATTATTCAAATGAAAAGTATCAGCATTATCGGGGACATCACACTGGGTATATTCCTATCGATGGCGCTAATGAGCATTAAATTATGGGAGGTTGCGAATCTTGCTTTTCCATTACTAATAATTATCTTCGTCCAAGTACTATTCATCGCATTATTTGGTATTTTTGTTTTATTTAGGATGTTAGGTAAAGATTATGATGCTGCAGTAATGGTAGGTGGGTTCACCGGCCACGGCCTAGGTGCAACACCTAACGCGATTGCCAACATGGATGCGATTGTAAATAAATACGGTCCTTCTCGTAAGGCATTTCTAATCGTACCTATAGTTGGAGCATTCTTAATTGATGTTTTCGCAATGCCAATTATTATCACTAGTATAAATATGTTTAGTTAATACTGAAACAGAGTTACGGCGTTAGGATTTCAAGGGGATATTTCAAATAAAACTGCCTTCTCCTGTAGCATTCAGGGGGAAGGCAGTTTCGTTATATCTTCTTTAGGCTTGTTATAATTTGATTAACATCTACAAGCCAATAACCTTATCGACTTCTACTTTTTCTGACTTTGAAATATTAAATAAGAGACTACCTACTACACAAATAATGAGGTTTACCAATAATCCCCAAAGTCCGCTAAATATACCAAACGGTGTAATATTTGCGAATGTCATTACCGTGGCGATAATTGTACCAACAACCATTCCGATAAAAACTGATTTGGAATGAAGCTGTTTCCAGTACAGCCCCAAGATAAAGGCTGGAGCAATCTGGACTAGTAATTCAAATTTTAATACGAATATCTCATATAATGTAGCTGGCGGATACCAAGCAATTACCAGCAGTATTCCAGTTGCAATAATACCGGTAATTTTTCCAACAAAAATCTGTTTATGTTCTGTTGCTTTCGGATTAATATACCTTCCGTACAAATCCTTTGAAATGACAGATGAAAAGGTCAAAAGCACCGAGTCAGCTGTAGAAATGATAGCAGCGATAATTCCACCGAATAACAGAATCATAGCCCAATAGAAAAATAGATTTTCTGAAGCGATAGCATTTGCCATCATTCCAACCAGTTTTTCTGATTCCATTTCACCTAAGTCTGGAAATGCATTGATTCCAATTATCCCAACCAATAAGATTACACCAGTAGTCACGAATGGCATCCAAGCCATGCCGATCAATGAATTCTTAAGTGTTTTTTCATTTTTTGCGGAAAATATCCGCTGAATGGCATGCGGATAAATGGATGCTCCAATCAGTACAAGGACCAGCATGCTAAACCAGCCGACTATCCCATCTGTTTCCGGAACACCCAGTTTCTCAGGTGTAAATGTTGCCATGTAGTCTGCAGTTGAGGGCAATCCACCAAAGTAGACAATTGAGCCAATTACAAGAATGAATACACCAAAAAGAAGGGCAATTCCCTGCATTGTGTCTGTATAGGCCACTGATCGCATGCCACCGAGCCAGCTGTAGATCAGCATAATGACGATGAAAAAGACAACACATAATTGATATGGTACGGTGCCACCAGTTAGTCCTGAAACCCCTTGACCAACTGCTACAAGTTGTTCAAGAAGATAGTTACCTAAGCCGTACAACATAAGAATGGAGCCTAAAATGGTAATACCTTTTGAACGGAAACGTGTAGCAAGCCAGTCGGATGGAGTAATAAAGTTAAACTTTCTGCTAAGTACGTATAACCTTGGAGCGAACAGCAAGTACCCGACCATGACCAAAATCATGAACGTGATGGACTGTAACCATTCGAACCCAATTCGGTACCCTTGAGGAGCGTACCCAATAATAGTGTTTCCGCTGTATTGGGTTGCATAAAATGTGAAGAAAAGAACCATCACACTTAAACCTCTTCCGCCTAAGTAGTATTCTGTATTGCTTTCTCGGATATTTTTATTTTTAAAATACGTAATTAAGCCGATTGCTAGCATGATGAGGCCATACACTGCCATTATCAGGACACCGGACCAACCGCCAAAGGCTAAATCTCCTGTCATTTCTCCTCCTCCTTCATGTTCGGATCTTCCTCAGTTATCCATAAGTATTTGATTGCGTACGTAATAGTTGCTGAAAAGGCAAGGGAAACGAGTATTACAATCCAGCCCCAATAAGGGATTCCGAGAATCAAGGGTTTATAGCTTCCTACAGGTAAATACCAGGGGACACTTAACAGAAATAAAACCCCAAATATGATCCATAACTTCCCATTTTTAATTGGTTCTTTCTTAAATTTCAACATTCAAATTCCTCCTATCCTTTTTAAGATTCAGAACTCATTTTACATACGGATCCATATAATAGGCTCTTTGTTGCTCAAAACGCGAGATGTTTTCCTCTGCCGTCATCGTTACGTCGATATCATCAAGTCCATTTAAAAATTTATGACGTA contains:
- a CDS encoding LysR family transcriptional regulator is translated as MEIRHLRYFITVVEQETYTNAASMLHISQPSLSTTIKKLEIELGLTLMDRSTRESSLTKEGKILYQEAKKLINHFDHVSEEMTRLKQQGPLELSFGLIESSKSWVPKIIKEFKKEYNDVHIKIFDILSLDEVVKSLSNFDVHLAITNQYINNEEIETIPIYEENLVAILPPSHPLVAKNYIKISDLENEEFIVCKEGFQTREDILNAFRKSGVKPNIQFEIERFETACSMVEEGLGITVVPENYVKYSKKFPFHVKKIQDSNISRTVYLAIDKNRYLPPLVNRFIRLIRNFFDGDDT
- the cysK gene encoding cysteine synthase A is translated as MKVVNNVTELMGDTPIVRLNKLVPEDAADVFVKLEMFNPSRSVKDRAAINMIRVAEEKGLLKPGGMIIEPTSGNTGIGLAMAAAAKGYQAIMIMPDNSTMERRNILKAYGAEVVLVPSEEKMPGAIKKALELRTENPGSFIPQQFENHANADVHRSTTALEIYEQMDGNLDAFVCTAGTGGTVTGTGEVLKGKLPKLVITIAEPKGSPVLSGGKPGSHKLVGTSPGFIPDILNTGIYDEIMQIEDAIAIDMFKKLPRDEGLFVGLSGAASIYTAIEVAKRLGKGKRVLCIAPDSGERYLSMNLIDE
- a CDS encoding ABC transporter ATP-binding protein, with protein sequence MFLQMNHVGKTFTNQDQQSSFTVFSDIDLNVSENQFVSILGPSGCGKSTLLSMVAGLESATEGSILLQEKEIKQAGPDRGMVFQQPSLFPWLNVHDNVTFPLKGIMGKKEASAQAKHFLKMVHLSRFKNSFIYELSGGMQQRVAIARALAMDPKVLLMDEPFGALDEQTRHILQDELIKIWQETQKTILFVTHSIQEAIKLSDRVIVMGTRPGRVISDFKIDIPRPRKREDPAVIELEKRVMDMLEGEINKVLKEELSNEINYSH
- the hutG gene encoding formimidoylglutamase, which produces MYKLPDKELWTGRVDHEEDVNSFRFHQVVKFNDIDKSTKNESAFGIIGFECDEGVRRNKGRVGASSAPREIRKLLSSLPYNIGDNANLIDAGNVVCENDEMEAAQEELGIHITKLLNHSTIPIIIGGGHETLYGHYLGVREFIGPEQSVGIINIDAHFDMRDDSVPSSGTMFRQILEQDTNAGYLCLGIQEFGNTKALFEKANKLNCTHILEEDITSNNYQHTFQTIDEFSDKHDYIMLTLCTDSIIASEAPGVSAPSVFGLEAKVVRNLLRYIISKPNIVSFDISEVNPLVDEGNKTTKLAAHLIAVVMKYFRGCNV
- a CDS encoding homocysteine S-methyltransferase family protein encodes the protein MKRSLKERLREGTVICGEGYLFELERRGYLQAGSFVPEVALDNPEALKQAYRDYMNAGSDVVLAFTYNAHREKMRIIGKEELLEPLNRNAIRLAKEVAKENPKEEALVAGNISNTNIFDPEDPESKTKVRGIFAEMVKWCKEEGVDFINGETFYYHEEALIALEEIQKQDLPAVITFGLMGENILRDGYTVDESCKILSEQGALVVGMNCFRGPETMQPYLADIRKSVDGYVGGLPIPYRTSEENPTFFNLPDGGCSCHLPLETTFPTALDPLYHNRYELAEWAKEAKDIGINYIGLCCGASPAMLRAVAEAVGVETINSKYSPDMEKHFLFGKDETLKKHNLGYRLKA
- a CDS encoding aliphatic sulfonate ABC transporter substrate-binding protein → MKKLLLVMAFVTLSLVLAACGSSEESASSDGSKEITIGYFPNINHVAGMVAEEKKLYAETLPDGTKVNYKYFPGGAAFMTAIETGEIEGGLVGPGPAMNHFISGAKINIVAAGSTGGTVIMARKGANIEAPKGLKDKTFISPHVGCTHDVQFETMMKEEFGITSERIDGSMKHVTGKPATYHSMFVAGNVDAATVPEPWASVIEAKGSGEVLVDTADVAYGETLPAAVFVTSQDLVKNNPDMVQSIVDAHKKATEFIKDNPEEAKTIAIDKIKDITDQKLSKSVIDNAWERIDFTYEVNGDVLQDFANSSYELEFLKEKPDLEGLVDTSFVE
- a CDS encoding ABC transporter permease is translated as MKLTIVIKRVLFLIAVIGLWQFIYSIDVFADIIFPSPIQVFTALYDGFASGDFVKALGASLKHLLIGLSLAILFGTIVGVIFGKSKQADETAGMYLVALQSIPSIVWVPLAIMLFGFTEFAVVFVVVLGGTFVMGLNVRSAIHNVPPQFIRAARTMGTKGFGLFYRVEVPASIPYFMSGIRLAWAFSWRALMAGELLSNGPGLGYSLRYAQDYARMDQVIGIIIIIGLIGAVVDQLVFSKLEKNVMKRWGLVK
- a CDS encoding sodium:solute symporter family protein; its protein translation is MTGDLAFGGWSGVLIMAVYGLIMLAIGLITYFKNKNIRESNTEYYLGGRGLSVMVLFFTFYATQYSGNTIIGYAPQGYRIGFEWLQSITFMILVMVGYLLFAPRLYVLSRKFNFITPSDWLATRFRSKGITILGSILMLYGLGNYLLEQLVAVGQGVSGLTGGTVPYQLCVVFFIVIMLIYSWLGGMRSVAYTDTMQGIALLFGVFILVIGSIVYFGGLPSTADYMATFTPEKLGVPETDGIVGWFSMLVLVLIGASIYPHAIQRIFSAKNEKTLKNSLIGMAWMPFVTTGVILLVGIIGINAFPDLGEMESEKLVGMMANAIASENLFFYWAMILLFGGIIAAIISTADSVLLTFSSVISKDLYGRYINPKATEHKQIFVGKITGIIATGILLVIAWYPPATLYEIFVLKFELLVQIAPAFILGLYWKQLHSKSVFIGMVVGTIIATVMTFANITPFGIFSGLWGLLVNLIICVVGSLLFNISKSEKVEVDKVIGL
- the gltS gene encoding sodium/glutamate symporter — translated: MSLEINQLTTIFIAVAVFMIGSYLNKRIHFLDRFCIPAPVVGGLLFAIIATILKGFHLLEISLDTSLQGLFMLTFFTTVGLGASFGLIKLGGKLLVIYWLSCGFLALVQSVIGISFAKLLNLDPLIGVMVGATSMEGGHGAATAFGTTIEELGVESALSIGLAAATVGLVAGGLIGGPIVKHLITKYNLKPTETDVEDDSSALENVQASTSNLTSKTFMIQVFIITLCMAVGSYLGELFTSTTGFAIPSYVSAMFVAVIVRNIIDKYDRNIIQMKSISIIGDITLGIFLSMALMSIKLWEVANLAFPLLIIIFVQVLFIALFGIFVLFRMLGKDYDAAVMVGGFTGHGLGATPNAIANMDAIVNKYGPSRKAFLIVPIVGAFLIDVFAMPIIITSINMFS